One stretch of Euphorbia lathyris chromosome 7, ddEupLath1.1, whole genome shotgun sequence DNA includes these proteins:
- the LOC136235771 gene encoding probable protein phosphatase 2C 27, whose translation MYDRKGDMAAGMDFSPPFTGLEAGYSKDNNVSSIENQNAENLDNLKQSANGKPPRHLSVLRQSMSSMRLLSAADLSVDVGIVVNKSSSDEKSNLVPVFRSGSCAEGGPKQFMEDEHVCIDDLMEHLGSTANFPTPGAFYGVFDGHGGTDAASFVRKNILKFIVEDSDFPIRVENAIRSAFVKADYAFADNSELDISSGTTALTALIFGRNLIIANAGDCRAVLGRRGRAIEMSKDHKPNCTSERLRIEKLGGVIYDGYLNGQLSVARALGDWHMKGPKGSACPLSAEPELQETNLTEDDEYLILGCDGLWDVMSSQCAVTIARKELMLHNDPERCSRELVSEALKRNTCDNVTVIVICFSADPPPRIEIPQSRVRRSISAEGLNLLKGVLDSNA comes from the exons ATGTATGACCGGAAAGGGGATATGGCCGCTGGTATGGATTTTTCGCCTCCTTTTACTGGATTAGAAGCTGGATATAGTAAGGACAACAatgtatcttcaattgaaaATCAGAACGCCGAGAATTTGGATAATCTGAAACAGTCTGCAAATGGAAAACCTCCCCGACACCTCTCGGTTTTGCGGCAAAGTATGAGTTCTATGAGATTGCTTTCTGCTGCTGATCTG TCAGTGGATGTTGGGATTGTTGTGAATAAGTCGTCTTCTGATGAAAAATCGAATTTGGTACCAGTGTTCCGATCAGGGAGTTGTGCGGAAGGAGGGCCGAAACAGTTTATGGAGGATGAACATGTTTGCATAGATGATCTTATGGAACATCTTGGTTCAACTGCCAATTTTCCCACACCTGGTGCTTTCTATGGG GTATTTGATGGGCATGGAGGTACAGATGCAGCTTCATTTGTTAGAAAAAATATTCTCAAGTTCATTGTTGAAGATTCTGATTTTCCGATTCGTGTCGAGAATGCGATTAGGAGTGCATTTGTGAAAGCTGATTATGCATTTGCAGACAATAGTGAACTTGATATTTCTTCAGGCACCACTGCACTTACAGCCCTTATATTTGGAAG GAATTTGATAATTGCAAATGCTGGTGATTGTCGAGCAGTACTCGGACGGCGAGGTCGAGCTATCGAGATGTCAAAAGACCACAAACCCAATTGCACATCTGAAAGACTGAGAATTGAAAAACTTGGTGGAGTCATATATGATGGCTACCTTAACGGCCAATTATCCGTCGCACGAGCCTTGGGGGACTGGCACATGAAGGGACCGAAAGGTTCTGCATGCCCTTTGAGTGCAGAGCCGGAGTTACAAGAGACAAATCTTACAGAAGACGATGAGTACTTAATCCTAGGGTGCGACGGCCTGTGGGATGTAATGAGCAGTCAGTGTGCAGTGACAATCGCAAGGAAAGAACTGATGCTCCATAACGACCCCGAAAGATGCTCGAGGGAATTGGTCAGCGAGGCACTCAAGCGCAATACATGTGATAATGTAACAGTTATAGTCATTTGTTTCTCCGCAGATCCACCCCCTCGTATCGAGATACCGCAATCTAGAGTTCGGAGAAGCATATCAGCGGAAGGTCTGAATCTACTGAAGGGCGTGCTGGACAGTAACGCGTGA
- the LOC136200778 gene encoding uncharacterized protein gives MAESCAVWILTAFAVLTFTVVSAIDDKCAACYAVAEELERGLSNEKPRNHLDMRNRLNSKGQREGKVIDYRVSDLRVVELLDGLCDKMQEYTLQKVDSTRSSWVKVDNWDNLTANKQEARAHSKAMSSYCGRLLEETEDELADLIKKGSVNVGGVSKVLCQDLSKHCKSSDTHQGNGKKDSDESDSDDSDSESDDERDGEL, from the exons atgGCGGAGTCATGTGCCGTGTGGATTCTGACCGCATTCGCCGTCTTGACGTTCACAGTCGTTTCGGCCATCGACGACAAGTGCGCTGCGTGCTATGCGGTTGCA GAGGAGTTAGAGCGCGGTCTTTCTAAT GAAAAACCGAGAAATCATTTGGACATGAGAAATCGCTTAAATTCTAAAGGTCAGCGTGAAGGAAAGGTAATCGATTACAG AGTCAGTGACCTGAGAGTTGTTGAACTTTtggatgggctttgtgacaaaATGCAAGAATATACCCTTCAAAAG GTAGATTCAACTAGAAGCTCGTGGGTCAAAGTGGATAACTGGGACAATCTTACTGCTA ATAAGCAAGAAGCCCGAGCACATTCAAAAGCGATGTCATCTTATTGTGGAAG GTTACTGGAGGAAACTGAAGATGAG TTGGCTGATTTGATAAAGAAAGGTTCTGTTAATGTAGGAGGTGTGAGCAAAGTTCTATGTCAGGATTTGAGCAAGCATTGCAAATCAAG TGATACTCATCAGGGAAATGGCAAGAAAGACTCAGATGAGTCAGACTCGGATGACTCAGACTCGGAATCTGATGACGAAAGAGATGGAGAACTCTGA